TTACCTCCCAGCGGCTTCAGAACCGCCATGCCCTTATCCTGCACAAACTGCAGGATCACGCGCTTATCTTGGCTCACGATTGTTTCAGGAATCGCCCCCTGAAACTGTAGAGCATACATCTTTTCGTTGGCAGCCCTTAGCCCCCGTGGATGATTAATCAAGAGGGTTTGTTGAGGATCGACATAGTCTAGAAGATAGGTGGCATATAGATACGAGACAGTAACCGGGGGATCTTTTCGCATCCACACGGCATCCATATGGGTCAAGGGTTGAAACTGGGGATCTCCCAATACAAACCAATCTTTGACCGACACCCATACCCCATCGACCAGCTTTACAGGTTTTAAAGTCACAGGCGTTAGGGTTGCCCATGCCTGTCCCTCAAGTACACTGAGCTGGTCAAATTGAGTCATCCACACTTCATAGCCAGCGGCTTGTGCAGACTCCATCAAAGCAACACTGGTGTCGTGTCCTGGATCTAATGCAGAGATGGGATCAATGATAAATGCTAGCTTCACGCTGCACCTTAAGCTTGCAACAGCGAATCCAGTTTACCTTGTCCCTCTAGCTCATAAAGATCATCACACCCCCCAATATGCTCATCATTGATAAAGATTTGTGGTAGGGAGCGCCGTCCAAAGGCTCGTTCAGCCATTTCAGAGCGAGCCATTTCATCTCCATCAATGCCATATTCAGTAAAGTTGATGTTTTTGCTATCCAGTAGCTGCTTGGCTTGAATACAAAACGGGCAGGCGGCCCAAGTATAAATTTCTACTTTTGCAGTCATAGTTTCAGTAATTTATCCAAACAAACCCGCAACAGCTCGACCCATATTATTGGGTTGAAGCGCATCTACAGCAGCAGTGGGCTCAAACCCACAATGCACCATGCAATCTTGACATTTGGGATTACCGCTGGCTCGGCCATACTGATCCCAGTCCGTGTTGTCCAATAACTCTTGGAATGACTTGTAATGCCCTTCATTCAACAGATAACAGGGTTTTTGCCAACCGAGAACACTATAGCTGGGACTACCCCAAGGCGTGCATTCATAATCCTTTTCTCCCGTCAGAAAGTCTAGGAATAAGGGGTTGTGATTAAAGTTCCACTTTTTCTGGCCGGAGCGAAAGGGAGCCAGAACTTGACGAAATAATGCTCTAGTTTGCTCACGCTTTAAGAAGTGATCCTGATCTGGGGCCCATTCATAGCTGTAGCCCGGCGAAATCATCATCCCATCTACACCTAGGGAACTGACAAAATCAAAGAATTGATGCATGTCATTGGGATTTGCACCATCAAAAACAGTTGTATTAGTTGTAACCCGAAACCCTTTGGCCTTAGCTGCTTTGATCGCAGCGACCGCCACATCAAAGACTCCATCTCGATCCACACAGTGGTCATGTTGTTCCTTTAACCCATCCAAGTGAATGCTGAATGTCAAGTAGGGGGAGGGCTTGAACTTATGGAGATTTTTCTCCAGCAAAATGGCGTTGCTGCAAAGATACACAAATTTCCGGCGAGCAACTAATCCCGC
The genomic region above belongs to Acaryochloris sp. CCMEE 5410 and contains:
- the gshB gene encoding glutathione synthase; this translates as MKLAFIIDPISALDPGHDTSVALMESAQAAGYEVWMTQFDQLSVLEGQAWATLTPVTLKPVKLVDGVWVSVKDWFVLGDPQFQPLTHMDAVWMRKDPPVTVSYLYATYLLDYVDPQQTLLINHPRGLRAANEKMYALQFQGAIPETIVSQDKRVILQFVQDKGMAVLKPLGGKAGEGILLLQAEDRNLNSLIEISTRRGQEPVMVQVYLPEAQQGDKRIILLDGEPIGAVNRVPRGQEFRGNMATGGRVVQAQITDREKSICSQLGPVLKRDGLMFVGIDIIGGYLTEVNVTSPTGIREIDRLDNTSLGEKVMHWLVTAKQGLLH
- the grxC gene encoding glutaredoxin 3, translated to MTAKVEIYTWAACPFCIQAKQLLDSKNINFTEYGIDGDEMARSEMAERAFGRRSLPQIFINDEHIGGCDDLYELEGQGKLDSLLQA
- the hpnH gene encoding adenosyl-hopene transferase HpnH, which produces MSISLKEAIEVGTYIVTQRMKGRKRFPLVLMLEPLFRCNLACSGCGKIQHPPEILRQHLSPEECFAAVEECGVPVVSIPGGEPLLHPQIEEIVAGLVARRKFVYLCSNAILLEKNLHKFKPSPYLTFSIHLDGLKEQHDHCVDRDGVFDVAVAAIKAAKAKGFRVTTNTTVFDGANPNDMHQFFDFVSSLGVDGMMISPGYSYEWAPDQDHFLKREQTRALFRQVLAPFRSGQKKWNFNHNPLFLDFLTGEKDYECTPWGSPSYSVLGWQKPCYLLNEGHYKSFQELLDNTDWDQYGRASGNPKCQDCMVHCGFEPTAAVDALQPNNMGRAVAGLFG